Proteins from a genomic interval of bacterium:
- a CDS encoding glycosyltransferase family 4 protein — MTRICYIADANSVHTRRWIAPLVEQGCEVHLLSFRPVRQAFAGVTVVDLTRVFNTPKLRFAYWGWWIHRYLKRVDPDILHAHQLTGAGWLGVLARRHPFIVSAWGSDLLVEPQRSRFRRLLLQRVLRACDALTAPSRTTLDAAEALGVPARKLHLIPWGIETGVFRPEPADRAQTREQLGLAATARIVLCTRALTPLYNLHVLLAAFAPVCRQLPDSRLVLLRYNADAGYADTLEKRAAALGLAEKVLWLPAQPSLEAMARLYRAADLTVSIPASEGYGFSVLEAMACGCPTLISDLPVFDPELAQGVHTIKVPVGDQQQTSAGLLDLLENQPLRERLSREGLAIVRGQGVEVRLQQVARLYAAATGDARATAGAAP, encoded by the coding sequence ATGACCCGGATCTGCTACATCGCCGATGCGAACAGCGTTCATACTCGGCGCTGGATCGCGCCGCTGGTGGAACAGGGCTGCGAGGTGCACCTGCTCTCCTTTCGCCCCGTTCGGCAGGCCTTCGCGGGGGTCACGGTGGTCGACCTCACGCGCGTGTTCAACACCCCCAAGCTGCGCTTCGCCTACTGGGGCTGGTGGATCCATCGCTATCTGAAGCGCGTCGATCCCGACATCCTGCACGCCCACCAGCTGACGGGCGCAGGCTGGCTCGGGGTGCTGGCCCGCCGTCACCCTTTCATCGTCAGCGCCTGGGGATCCGATCTGCTGGTCGAGCCCCAGCGGTCCCGCTTCCGGCGCCTCCTGCTCCAGCGCGTGCTGCGCGCCTGCGATGCGCTCACCGCCCCCTCGCGCACGACGCTCGACGCCGCCGAAGCGCTGGGCGTGCCCGCCCGCAAACTGCATCTGATCCCCTGGGGCATCGAGACCGGCGTCTTCCGGCCCGAGCCGGCGGATCGCGCGCAGACCCGCGAGCAGCTCGGCCTCGCGGCGACGGCGCGGATCGTGCTTTGCACGCGCGCCCTGACCCCCCTCTACAATCTGCATGTGCTGCTGGCGGCCTTCGCCCCGGTCTGCCGCCAGCTCCCGGATTCGCGGCTGGTGCTGCTCCGCTACAATGCCGATGCGGGCTACGCGGACACGCTCGAGAAGCGGGCCGCCGCCCTGGGGCTGGCCGAGAAGGTCCTCTGGCTGCCGGCCCAGCCCTCCCTGGAGGCCATGGCCAGGCTCTACCGCGCGGCCGACCTGACCGTGTCGATCCCCGCATCCGAGGGCTACGGCTTCTCGGTGCTCGAAGCCATGGCCTGCGGCTGTCCGACGCTGATCTCCGATCTTCCCGTCTTCGATCCCGAGCTGGCGCAGGGCGTCCACACGATCAAGGTGCCCGTCGGCGACCAGCAGCAGACCAGCGCCGGCCTGCTGGACCTCCTGGAGAACCAGCCCCTGCGCGAGCGCCTGAGCCGCGAGGGACTGGCCATCGTCCGCGGGCAGGGGGTTGAAGTGCGCCTGCAGCAGGTCGCCCGCCTCTATGCGGCAGCGACCGGCGATGCCCGAGCGACAGCCGGAGCGGCCCCCTGA
- a CDS encoding glycosyltransferase family 4 protein has protein sequence MSMSMSKLHVVMPLSNAYRPDPRVEREAQALAAAGHRVSIIAWDRQAKLAPREQQGGVDVIRVQGVHSVHGAGWRQLFHLPRFWRASIRLALALRPDVLHCHDLDTLYIGWQLKRRLGCKLIYDSHEHYPAVMSLYLPAPLIKALAVWERWLMRQVDATITASTLLRDEFRERSASPVVSLGNYQELSAYAAVTADEVAALRRELGASAEDLLVAYIGALPRDRMLLPLIATAALLPDVGFHLWGDGLQRAEVERAAAAHPNVTVHGWLAAHALPRHFRAMDIIYYCLRADYPGAVYNAPNSLSHAMLGGRPIIANDVGDLGRIVRTTHCGLVIDETTPARIA, from the coding sequence ATGAGCATGAGCATGAGCAAACTCCACGTCGTCATGCCGCTCTCGAATGCCTATCGGCCCGATCCCCGGGTCGAGCGCGAGGCGCAGGCCCTGGCCGCAGCCGGCCATCGGGTCAGCATCATCGCCTGGGATCGCCAGGCGAAGCTCGCGCCGCGCGAGCAGCAGGGCGGCGTGGACGTGATCAGGGTGCAGGGCGTCCACTCGGTCCACGGCGCGGGCTGGCGGCAGCTCTTCCACCTGCCGCGCTTCTGGCGCGCGTCGATCCGCCTGGCCCTGGCGCTGCGGCCGGACGTGCTGCACTGCCACGACCTCGACACGCTCTACATCGGTTGGCAGCTCAAGCGGCGCCTGGGCTGCAAGCTGATCTACGACTCCCACGAGCACTATCCCGCCGTGATGTCGCTCTACCTGCCGGCGCCGCTGATCAAGGCGCTGGCCGTATGGGAACGCTGGCTGATGCGCCAGGTGGATGCCACGATCACCGCCAGCACGCTCCTGCGGGACGAATTCCGGGAGCGCAGCGCCAGCCCGGTCGTCTCGCTCGGCAACTACCAGGAGCTCTCCGCCTATGCCGCCGTCACCGCCGACGAGGTCGCGGCGCTGCGCCGCGAGCTGGGCGCCTCGGCGGAGGATCTCCTGGTGGCCTACATCGGGGCGCTGCCCCGGGACCGCATGCTGCTGCCCTTGATCGCCACGGCGGCGCTGCTGCCCGATGTCGGGTTCCACCTGTGGGGAGATGGCCTGCAGCGCGCCGAGGTCGAGCGCGCGGCGGCGGCGCACCCCAACGTGACGGTCCACGGCTGGCTGGCCGCTCATGCCCTGCCGCGCCACTTCCGGGCCATGGACATCATCTACTACTGTCTGCGGGCGGACTACCCCGGCGCCGTCTACAACGCGCCCAACAGCCTGTCGCACGCCATGCTCGGCGGCCGGCCCATCATCGCCAACGACGTGGGCGACCTGGGGCGCATCGTCCGGACGACGCACTGCGGCCTGGTCATCGACGAGACGACGCCCGCGCGCATCGCC
- a CDS encoding DEAD/DEAH box helicase, translated as MARRSSRPIGFQFPADPPAVPAAERRPLAVGSAATAPARHLAKEGDACPTCGRELTAAERLGPWRKTHAFAGEDARPSPMGPHAPLPEADHASSRALRRAGQRSAAALAPAAASAPAPAAAPAPAPRPTRPRGRAAAAASPAEAPTLDLDSWQGPAGVRARSPRPAPAGELAAIVAGLAAEPGREGCLVHSERLPAREARFADPESPLPESLRAALAADGIGQLWLHQARALDAARRGENLVVVTGTASGKTLCYNLPVFETLLADPQATALYLFPTKALAQDQLKTAQRLAESLPELGRLRLGTYDGDTSTHTRRRLRAEGRLVLSNPDMFHGGILPGHTRWARFFMNLRFVVLDEIHSYRGIFGSNVAALMRRLRRVCRHYGSDPVFIMSSATIGNPRDLAAALVGAPVTLIDEDGSPRGPKQFYFWNPPPLESATGERRSANGEAKELLVRLVRRGHQVICFSRTRVSSELIYRYCRDALLREAPHLAARIRAYRGGYLPEERREIERQLFSGELMAVSSTNALELGIDIGSLDAAILVGLPPTVASTWQQAGRAGRGEAESCAILVGHNDPIDQYLMRHPEFFFRQNPEQAVADHGNPFILLPHLRCAAFELPLTPADEDLFGPLAPGVMEILEQRGELRRAGDQVFHAGT; from the coding sequence ATGGCCCGCCGCTCGAGCCGTCCCATCGGCTTCCAGTTCCCCGCCGATCCGCCCGCAGTGCCCGCCGCCGAACGGCGCCCGCTGGCCGTGGGGTCGGCGGCCACCGCGCCGGCGCGCCATCTGGCCAAGGAGGGAGATGCCTGCCCGACCTGCGGCCGCGAGCTGACGGCCGCCGAGCGCCTCGGTCCCTGGCGGAAGACGCACGCCTTCGCCGGCGAGGACGCGCGGCCCTCGCCCATGGGTCCGCATGCGCCGCTGCCCGAGGCCGATCACGCGAGCAGCCGCGCGCTGCGCCGGGCGGGGCAGCGGAGCGCCGCCGCGCTCGCCCCCGCGGCCGCGAGCGCGCCCGCCCCCGCTGCGGCGCCCGCGCCCGCGCCGCGCCCGACCCGCCCCCGGGGGCGGGCTGCCGCGGCGGCAAGTCCCGCCGAAGCTCCGACCCTCGACCTCGACTCTTGGCAGGGCCCCGCCGGTGTCCGGGCGCGCTCACCCCGCCCGGCGCCGGCGGGGGAACTGGCGGCGATCGTCGCGGGGCTGGCCGCCGAGCCGGGGCGCGAGGGCTGCCTCGTCCACAGCGAGCGGCTACCGGCCCGCGAGGCGCGCTTCGCCGATCCCGAGTCGCCGCTGCCCGAGAGCCTGCGCGCCGCGCTGGCGGCAGATGGCATTGGGCAGCTCTGGCTGCACCAGGCCCGCGCGCTGGACGCCGCGCGCCGCGGCGAGAACCTGGTGGTGGTCACGGGCACGGCCAGCGGCAAGACGCTCTGCTACAACCTGCCCGTCTTCGAGACGCTGCTCGCCGATCCGCAGGCCACGGCGCTCTACCTGTTCCCCACCAAGGCCCTCGCGCAGGACCAGCTCAAGACCGCGCAGCGCCTCGCCGAGAGCCTGCCCGAACTCGGCCGCCTGCGCCTGGGCACCTACGACGGCGACACCAGCACGCACACGCGGCGCCGCCTGCGCGCCGAGGGGCGGCTCGTGCTTTCGAACCCCGACATGTTCCACGGCGGCATCCTGCCCGGCCACACGCGCTGGGCGCGCTTCTTCATGAACCTGCGTTTCGTGGTGCTCGACGAGATCCACAGCTACCGCGGCATCTTTGGCTCCAACGTGGCGGCGCTGATGCGGCGGCTCCGCCGCGTCTGTCGGCACTACGGGTCCGACCCCGTCTTCATCATGTCGAGCGCGACGATCGGCAACCCGCGCGACCTCGCCGCGGCGCTCGTCGGCGCGCCGGTCACCCTGATCGACGAGGACGGCAGCCCGCGCGGGCCCAAGCAGTTCTACTTCTGGAACCCGCCGCCGCTGGAATCGGCGACCGGTGAGCGGCGCAGCGCCAACGGCGAGGCCAAGGAGCTGCTCGTGCGCCTCGTGCGCCGCGGCCACCAGGTGATCTGCTTCAGCCGCACGCGGGTCTCGAGCGAGCTCATCTACCGCTACTGTCGCGACGCCCTGCTGCGCGAGGCGCCGCACCTGGCCGCACGCATCCGCGCCTACCGCGGCGGCTACTTGCCCGAGGAGCGCCGCGAGATCGAGCGGCAGCTCTTCAGCGGCGAGCTGATGGCCGTCTCGAGCACGAACGCGCTGGAGCTGGGCATCGACATCGGCAGCCTCGACGCGGCGATCCTCGTCGGCTTGCCGCCGACCGTGGCCAGCACCTGGCAGCAGGCGGGCCGCGCGGGGCGGGGCGAGGCGGAGAGCTGCGCCATCCTCGTCGGCCACAACGACCCCATCGACCAGTACCTGATGCGCCACCCGGAGTTCTTCTTCCGGCAGAACCCCGAGCAGGCCGTGGCCGACCACGGCAACCCCTTCATCCTGCTGCCGCACCTGCGCTG